From one Gadus morhua chromosome 8, gadMor3.0, whole genome shotgun sequence genomic stretch:
- the LOC115548203 gene encoding neoverrucotoxin subunit alpha-like isoform X1, translated as MAGESGKTVVLAALGRPFSLGMLYDCRNDSLIPALTLWDQEALEKEADERPQPNSDFEIVASDSIDSKTTALNVNASLKASFMSGMVDVEGSAKYLSNSKTSTKHARVTLKYSATTKFQQLSMNLIGPGNMKYTDVLTSGQATHVVTGILYGAQAFFVFDQEVSENEHVQDIEGNLKVKINNIPGITIDGEGSLKMEGKEISDVDKFSCKFHGDFFLEKNPVTFKAAVEVCQILPTLLGSNGENAVPQKVWLLPLKSLDAGAAGLVRQISEKFINDATNALEDLSELERRCNDAVRCTTIQQFPQIKKKVKTFKELVSQYKLEFMNIMAKKLPLIRSGKEKEYAFARILEKVHSSPFKNDELNEWMDCKETETKIISSLIDNTPNMTIVSSRSTLQLEINNADITYAVCFVFTSLEGQEPYLSALSKYLEATQPDSVQCADDFGEKEPWFFSPVAYRKIKLFKDFAMANKENKSIRFLATAISDNEKKGATLHLYKDGSLVTDNFEPPLEPEMTTDEITHNSVTLKFPPPQTKDTDYVVEFCVHGNDVWHQEMESKDGKFEVTGLQMNEEYQFRGRAKCAVGLSPACEALIKTLPCGPPENLHVECESTELTVSWDKTTELGSGVEIVQYILEYVCTEREGNNEERKLTLPATEPQLTQVIEDLKGSKEYTVRVKSDCGVAGLGKDKSVSVWTRAVDKG; from the coding sequence CTCTGACACTTTGGGACCAGGAAGCCTTAGAGAAAGAAGCAGATGAAAGACCCCAACCCAACAGTGATTTTGAGATAGTTGCATCCGACTCAATCGATTCCAAAACTACTGCATTGAATGTTAATGCTTCATTGAAAGCCAGTTTTATGTCTGGAATGGTTGATGTTGAAGGCTCTGCCAAATATCTCTCCAATTCCAAGACTTCCACAAAGCATGCTCGAGTAACACTTAAATATAGTGCCACCACCAAGTTCCAACAGCTTTCAATGAATCTGATTGGTCCAGGAAATATGAAGTATACAGATGTGTTGACGTCTGGACAAGCAACACACGTAGTGACAGGAATTCTTTATGGGGCACAAGCCTTCTTTGTTTTTGACCAAGAGGTGTCAGAAAATGAACATGTGCAAGACATCGAGGGCAATCTAAAGGTGAAGATCAATAACATACCCGGCATAACGATAGACGGTGAAGGTTCTCTGAAAATGGAAGGCAAGGAAATTTCAGATGTTGACAAGTTCTCCTGCAAGTTCCATGGGGACTTTTTCCTTGAGAAAAACCCTGTTACTTTTAAGGCGGCAGTAGAAGTCTGTCAAATTCTGCCTACGCTGTTGGGATCCAATGGAGAGAACGCAGTGCCTCAGAAGGTCTGGTTATTGCCACTGAAGTCTCTAgatgctggtgctgctggactGGTTCGACAAATAAGCGAAAAATTTATCAATGATGCTACGAATGCCCTGGAGGACCTCAGCGAGCTGGAAAGGAGATGCAACGATGCAGTGCGATGCACAACAATCCAGCAATTCccacagattaaaaaaaaggtgaaaacttTCAAAGAACTTGTTTCTCAGTATAAACTAGAATTCATGAATATAATGGCAAAGAAACTCCCATTGATCCGAAGCGGAAAAGAGAAGGAATATGCtttcgcaaggatcctggaaaaagtacattcctctcccttcaAAAATGATGAACTGAATGAGTGGATGGATTGCAAAGAGACAGAAACCAAAATCATCAGCTCTCTGATTGACAATACGCCCAACATGACTATTGTCAGCAGTCGGAGCACTCTGCAACTGGAGATCAACAATGCAGATATCACATATGCTGTGTGCTTTGTCTTTACCTCCCTGGAAGGCCAAGAGCCTTACCTTTCAGCTCTGTCAAAATACTTGGAAGCAACCCAACCAGACAGCGTGCAGTGTGCTGATGATTTTGGGGAAAAGGAACCATGGTTCTTCTCACCTGTAGCCTACAGGAAAATAAAGCTCTTCAAAGATTTTGCTATGGCCAACAAGGAGAACAAAAGCATCAGGTTTCTAGCAACTGCAATAAGTGATAATGAGAAGAAAGGTGCAACTCTCCACCTCTACAAGGATGGCTCCTTAGTCACCGACAACTTTGAACCCCCTTTGGAGCCAGAGATGACCACTGATGAAATCACCCATAACAGTGTAACACTGAAATTTCCTCCACCTCAGACGAAGGACACCGACTACGTTGTTGAGTTCTGTGTCCATGGAAACGATGTTTGGCATCAAGAAATGGAGAGCAAGGATGGAAAATTCGAAGTGACCGGCTTACAGATGAATGAAGAGTATCAGTTCAGGGGTAGAGCCAAATGCGCAGTCGGCTTAAGTCCGGCCTGTGAAGCTTTAATTAAAACCTTACCATGCGGTCCACCAGAAAACCTACATGTGGAATGTGAATCTACAGAGTTAACAGTCAGCTGGGATAAAACAACTGAGCTTGGAAGTGGAGTGGAGATCGTGCAATACATCTTAGAATATGTTTGCACAGAAAGAGAAGGTAATAATGAAGAGCGCAAACTCACATTACCAGCCACCGAGCCACAATTGACACAAGTCATTGAAGATTTGAAGGGTTCGAAGGAATACACTGTCCGGGTCAAAAGTGACTGTGGAGTAGCTGGCCTTGGCAAAGATAAATCTGTCTCTGTATGGACCAGGGCCGTCGATAAGGGGTGA
- the LOC115548203 gene encoding neoverrucotoxin subunit alpha-like isoform X2, which yields MAVDSGQTIVLAALGRPFSLGMLYDCRNESLIPALTLWDQEALEKEADERPQPNSDFEIVASDSIDSKTTALNVNASLKASFMSGMVDVEGSAKYLSNSKTSTKHARVTLKYSATTKFQQLSMNLIGPGNMKYTDVLTSGQATHVVTGILYGAQAFFVFDQEVSENEHVQDIEGNLKVKINNIPGITIDGEGSLKMEGKEISDVDKFSCKFHGDFFLEKNPVTFKAAVEVCQILPTLLGSNGENAVPQKVWLLPLKSLDAGAAGLVRQISEKFINDATNALEDLSELERRCNDAVRCTTIQQFPQIKKKVKTFKELVSQYKLEFMNIMAKKLPLIRSGKEKEYAFARILEKVHSSPFKNDELNEWMDCKETETKIISSLIDNTPNMTIVSSRSTLQLEINNADITYAVCFVFTSLEGQEPYLSALSKYLEATQPDSVQCADDFGEKEPWFFSPVAYRKIKLFKDFAMANKENKSIRFLATAISDNEKKGATLHLYKDGSLVTDNFEPPLEPEMTTDEITHNSVTLKFPPPQTKDTDYVVEFCVHGNDVWHQEMESKDGKFEVTGLQMNEEYQFRGRAKCAVGLSPACEALIKTLPCGPPENLHVECESTELTVSWDKTTELGSGVEIVQYILEYVCTEREGNNEERKLTLPATEPQLTQVIEDLKGSKEYTVRVKSDCGVAGLGKDKSVSVWTRAVDKG from the exons atgGCCGTGGACAGTGGTCAGACCATAGTGCTGGCAGCACTGGGCCGGCCCTTCAGTCTGGGGATGCTCTACGACTGTCGCAACGAGTCGTTGATCCCCG CTCTGACACTTTGGGACCAGGAAGCCTTAGAGAAAGAAGCAGATGAAAGACCCCAACCCAACAGTGATTTTGAGATAGTTGCATCCGACTCAATCGATTCCAAAACTACTGCATTGAATGTTAATGCTTCATTGAAAGCCAGTTTTATGTCTGGAATGGTTGATGTTGAAGGCTCTGCCAAATATCTCTCCAATTCCAAGACTTCCACAAAGCATGCTCGAGTAACACTTAAATATAGTGCCACCACCAAGTTCCAACAGCTTTCAATGAATCTGATTGGTCCAGGAAATATGAAGTATACAGATGTGTTGACGTCTGGACAAGCAACACACGTAGTGACAGGAATTCTTTATGGGGCACAAGCCTTCTTTGTTTTTGACCAAGAGGTGTCAGAAAATGAACATGTGCAAGACATCGAGGGCAATCTAAAGGTGAAGATCAATAACATACCCGGCATAACGATAGACGGTGAAGGTTCTCTGAAAATGGAAGGCAAGGAAATTTCAGATGTTGACAAGTTCTCCTGCAAGTTCCATGGGGACTTTTTCCTTGAGAAAAACCCTGTTACTTTTAAGGCGGCAGTAGAAGTCTGTCAAATTCTGCCTACGCTGTTGGGATCCAATGGAGAGAACGCAGTGCCTCAGAAGGTCTGGTTATTGCCACTGAAGTCTCTAgatgctggtgctgctggactGGTTCGACAAATAAGCGAAAAATTTATCAATGATGCTACGAATGCCCTGGAGGACCTCAGCGAGCTGGAAAGGAGATGCAACGATGCAGTGCGATGCACAACAATCCAGCAATTCccacagattaaaaaaaaggtgaaaacttTCAAAGAACTTGTTTCTCAGTATAAACTAGAATTCATGAATATAATGGCAAAGAAACTCCCATTGATCCGAAGCGGAAAAGAGAAGGAATATGCtttcgcaaggatcctggaaaaagtacattcctctcccttcaAAAATGATGAACTGAATGAGTGGATGGATTGCAAAGAGACAGAAACCAAAATCATCAGCTCTCTGATTGACAATACGCCCAACATGACTATTGTCAGCAGTCGGAGCACTCTGCAACTGGAGATCAACAATGCAGATATCACATATGCTGTGTGCTTTGTCTTTACCTCCCTGGAAGGCCAAGAGCCTTACCTTTCAGCTCTGTCAAAATACTTGGAAGCAACCCAACCAGACAGCGTGCAGTGTGCTGATGATTTTGGGGAAAAGGAACCATGGTTCTTCTCACCTGTAGCCTACAGGAAAATAAAGCTCTTCAAAGATTTTGCTATGGCCAACAAGGAGAACAAAAGCATCAGGTTTCTAGCAACTGCAATAAGTGATAATGAGAAGAAAGGTGCAACTCTCCACCTCTACAAGGATGGCTCCTTAGTCACCGACAACTTTGAACCCCCTTTGGAGCCAGAGATGACCACTGATGAAATCACCCATAACAGTGTAACACTGAAATTTCCTCCACCTCAGACGAAGGACACCGACTACGTTGTTGAGTTCTGTGTCCATGGAAACGATGTTTGGCATCAAGAAATGGAGAGCAAGGATGGAAAATTCGAAGTGACCGGCTTACAGATGAATGAAGAGTATCAGTTCAGGGGTAGAGCCAAATGCGCAGTCGGCTTAAGTCCGGCCTGTGAAGCTTTAATTAAAACCTTACCATGCGGTCCACCAGAAAACCTACATGTGGAATGTGAATCTACAGAGTTAACAGTCAGCTGGGATAAAACAACTGAGCTTGGAAGTGGAGTGGAGATCGTGCAATACATCTTAGAATATGTTTGCACAGAAAGAGAAGGTAATAATGAAGAGCGCAAACTCACATTACCAGCCACCGAGCCACAATTGACACAAGTCATTGAAGATTTGAAGGGTTCGAAGGAATACACTGTCCGGGTCAAAAGTGACTGTGGAGTAGCTGGCCTTGGCAAAGATAAATCTGTCTCTGTATGGACCAGGGCCGTCGATAAGGGGTGA